A stretch of Amycolatopsis balhimycina FH 1894 DNA encodes these proteins:
- a CDS encoding PspA/IM30 family protein — protein sequence MANPFVKFWKYMMAAFSSKIDEHADPKVQIQQAIEEAQRNHQALTQQAASVIGNQRQLEMKLNRQLGEVEKLQASTRQALVLADEARSKGDEQKATEFENAAESFATQLVTAEQSIEDLKTLHDQSLQAAGQAKKAVERNSQMLQQKLAERTKLLSQLEQAKMQEQVSASLNQMSQLAAPGNTPSLEEVRDKIEKRYTTALGSAELAQNSVQGRMMEVQASTTQLAGQSRLQQIRASMHGDSVAQVTDGGKTAPASTSQADIQREIQSRVQAEQGKNPA from the coding sequence ATGGCCAACCCGTTCGTGAAGTTCTGGAAGTACATGATGGCGGCGTTCTCGTCGAAGATCGACGAGCACGCCGACCCGAAGGTACAGATCCAGCAGGCCATCGAGGAGGCGCAGCGCAACCACCAGGCGCTGACGCAGCAGGCCGCCTCCGTGATCGGCAACCAGCGGCAGCTGGAGATGAAGCTCAACCGGCAGCTCGGCGAGGTGGAGAAGCTGCAGGCGTCGACCCGGCAGGCGCTCGTCCTCGCGGACGAGGCCCGCTCCAAGGGTGACGAGCAGAAGGCCACCGAGTTCGAGAACGCCGCGGAAAGCTTCGCGACGCAGCTCGTCACGGCCGAGCAGAGCATCGAGGACCTGAAGACGCTGCACGACCAGTCGCTGCAGGCCGCGGGCCAGGCCAAGAAGGCCGTGGAGCGCAACTCGCAGATGCTGCAGCAGAAGCTGGCCGAGCGCACCAAGCTGCTCTCGCAGCTGGAGCAGGCGAAGATGCAGGAGCAGGTCTCCGCTTCGCTCAACCAGATGAGCCAGCTGGCGGCACCGGGCAACACCCCGTCGCTGGAAGAGGTCCGCGACAAGATCGAGAAGCGCTACACCACGGCGCTGGGCTCGGCCGAGCTGGCGCAGAACTCGGTCCAAGGCCGCATGATGGAGGTCCAGGCCTCGACCACGCAGCTGGCCGGTCAGTCGCGGTTGCAGCAGATCCGCGCGTCGATGCACGGTGACTCGGTCGCCCAGGTGACCGACGGCGGCAAGACGGCCCCGGCGTCGACCAGCCAGGCCGACATCCAGCGCGAGATCCAGTCGCGGGTCCAGGCCGAGCAGGGCAAGAACCCGGCCTGA
- the pspM gene encoding phage shock envelope stress response protein PspM: protein MGQQGRRRDFGELSAKLEKHIEKLPDYAVRAQEKLQKVQKYFPPADAAGGKPAPPRPRPNPLQRPPVRRPDVTATLSSMASQVPAFAEARAKWDRWNHPAAKLERRKRRTSRALTLWILLTILCGVLTLAAGLGWISAAGAPMMPQAIVAFAGAVVFGTFGVRSGLRLRELNRMQIPSAPSGPPPLPPAGSAAREPMERLAECEASLSELLRQLSVPSSVGTTPVSGVSVEDARQTAAEAAAALRGLAARVQAIERGRNSAPAREQAALDAAVGKLREQLDDGLEGYRGLVAAAGHTVAASSDGLVTSKQALTDATDRLAGLAMALRELS from the coding sequence ATGGGACAGCAGGGCAGGCGCCGTGACTTCGGTGAGTTGAGCGCCAAGCTGGAGAAGCACATCGAGAAACTGCCCGACTACGCCGTGCGCGCCCAGGAAAAGCTCCAGAAGGTGCAGAAGTACTTCCCGCCGGCCGATGCGGCCGGCGGGAAGCCCGCACCCCCGCGTCCCCGGCCGAACCCGCTGCAGCGGCCGCCGGTGCGACGTCCCGACGTCACGGCGACGCTGTCGTCGATGGCCAGTCAGGTCCCGGCGTTCGCCGAGGCCCGCGCCAAGTGGGACCGCTGGAACCACCCGGCCGCGAAACTGGAACGCCGCAAGCGCCGGACGTCGCGCGCGCTGACGCTGTGGATCCTGCTGACGATCCTGTGCGGCGTCCTCACCCTGGCGGCCGGGCTCGGCTGGATCAGCGCCGCGGGGGCGCCGATGATGCCGCAGGCCATCGTGGCGTTCGCCGGAGCCGTCGTGTTCGGCACGTTCGGCGTCCGGTCCGGGCTCCGGCTGCGCGAACTGAACCGCATGCAGATCCCGTCGGCGCCGTCCGGCCCGCCGCCGTTGCCGCCCGCCGGGTCGGCGGCGCGCGAGCCGATGGAACGGCTCGCCGAGTGCGAAGCCTCGCTCTCCGAGCTGCTGCGCCAGCTTTCGGTGCCGTCCTCGGTGGGCACGACACCGGTCTCCGGTGTGTCCGTCGAAGACGCCCGGCAGACGGCGGCCGAAGCCGCGGCCGCCCTCCGCGGCTTGGCGGCCCGCGTGCAGGCGATCGAACGAGGCCGCAACTCCGCACCCGCCCGCGAACAGGCGGCCCTGGACGCGGCGGTCGGCAAGCTCCGCGAACAGCTCGACGACGGCCTCGAGGGCTACCGCGGCCTGGTCGCCGCGGCCGGCCACACGGTCGCGGCCTCGAGCGACGGCCTGGTGACGTCCAAGCAGGCCCTCACCGACGCCACCGACCGCCTGGCCGGCCTGGCCATGGCCCTCCGCGAACTCTCCTGA
- a CDS encoding allophanate hydrolase-related protein has protein sequence MNTLPPDPDPVPPPPPTASQRVIAAFERITEANRPELWTTLRAVEDVLVDAKAVDERVKAGEDLPLAGTVLAVQDLVDVAKQPSGRRVPEASATVVTRLTSAGAVVLGKTGAATIASAWDRTKVGGGGAAVAVALGIVDLALSTGGAVPAALNAVAAVKPTRGLLPMTGIQASDGLSVYASGLVAARRALALMTGPDDVDPATRTWPADVRLGTGEHPRIAFTVDLPLGEAASIAFRSVLGRLRAAGVVLEPVTCSAQGPEGFDALLVPTVPDHPGITETLADPAGVGHRLASCTAFANLLDVAGVTVPVLPGDRRPFGVTFLTRAFEDQIGLDLATVCTDEPMSHYPEPGEDVVVFGAHLRGQPLNAVLTGLGARFTGPVRTIEGYRMVLLGTEPPQPGVLAGGASLDGERWRLSPAAFERFAATLEEPFVLDRVELDDGTAAPAVRCLTADGPGLDRYESWRGYVRFASTAGLRDPG, from the coding sequence GTGAACACGCTCCCGCCGGATCCGGATCCCGTGCCGCCACCCCCGCCCACCGCCTCCCAGCGCGTCATCGCGGCCTTCGAGCGCATCACCGAGGCCAACCGCCCCGAACTCTGGACCACCCTCCGCGCCGTCGAAGACGTCCTCGTCGACGCGAAGGCCGTCGACGAACGCGTCAAGGCCGGGGAGGACCTGCCGCTGGCCGGCACGGTCCTCGCCGTGCAGGACCTGGTCGACGTCGCGAAGCAGCCGTCCGGCCGCCGCGTCCCGGAAGCCAGCGCCACGGTCGTCACCCGGCTCACCTCCGCCGGCGCCGTGGTGCTCGGCAAGACCGGCGCCGCCACGATCGCCTCGGCCTGGGACCGCACCAAGGTCGGCGGTGGCGGTGCGGCGGTCGCCGTCGCGCTCGGCATCGTCGACCTGGCGCTGAGCACCGGGGGCGCGGTCCCGGCCGCGCTGAACGCCGTCGCCGCGGTGAAACCGACGCGTGGCCTGCTGCCCATGACGGGCATCCAGGCCTCCGACGGCCTCTCGGTGTACGCAAGCGGCCTGGTCGCCGCCCGCCGCGCCCTCGCCCTGATGACCGGCCCGGACGACGTCGACCCGGCCACGCGCACCTGGCCCGCCGACGTCCGCCTCGGTACGGGGGAGCACCCGCGGATCGCGTTCACGGTCGACCTGCCCCTGGGCGAAGCGGCGAGCATCGCGTTCAGGAGCGTCCTCGGCCGCCTGCGCGCCGCCGGCGTCGTGCTCGAACCGGTCACCTGCTCCGCGCAAGGACCCGAAGGCTTCGACGCGCTCCTCGTGCCCACCGTGCCGGACCACCCCGGGATCACCGAAACCCTGGCCGACCCGGCCGGCGTGGGGCACCGCCTGGCCTCCTGCACGGCCTTCGCGAACCTGCTCGACGTCGCCGGGGTCACCGTTCCGGTCCTGCCCGGCGACCGCCGCCCGTTCGGCGTCACCTTCCTGACGCGGGCGTTCGAGGACCAGATCGGCCTCGACCTCGCGACCGTCTGCACGGACGAGCCGATGTCGCACTACCCCGAGCCGGGCGAGGACGTCGTCGTGTTCGGCGCCCACCTGCGCGGCCAGCCGCTCAACGCCGTGCTCACCGGCCTCGGCGCCCGGTTCACCGGGCCGGTCCGGACCATCGAGGGCTACCGGATGGTGCTGCTGGGGACGGAGCCGCCGCAGCCGGGCGTGCTCGCGGGCGGCGCCAGTCTCGACGGCGAGCGCTGGCGGCTTTCCCCGGCCGCCTTCGAGCGGTTCGCCGCCACGCTCGAGGAGCCTTTCGTGCTGGACCGTGTCGAACTGGACGACGGCACCGCCGCGCCGGCCGTCCGCTGCCTCACCGCGGACGGGCCCGGTCTGGACCGCTACGAATCCTGGCGCGGTTACGTGCGGTTCGCGTCTACCGCGGGGTTGCGAGACCCCGGCTGA
- a CDS encoding quinone-dependent dihydroorotate dehydrogenase, giving the protein MFFDKIVRPALYRLSYHDPELVHERTIGVLSRLGKVAPAVGGALRVDDPVTVLGLRFPNRVGLAAGMDKNGRALPAWAALGFGFVEVGTVTRLAQPGNPKPRLFSLPASDAVINRMGFNNDGAEALAAKLARDGKPGVPLGISIGKSKVTPLEDAVEDYRFSLRALHPYADYFAINVSSPNTPGLRQLQDRAALGELLGELRSTSLELAGDGSPTPVLVKVAPDLTDDALAELLEVALAHGVAGIIATNTTLSRDGIAPAESGLAGQAGGLSGRPLTTRAAEVVRFVHDHTGGSLPIIGVGGIMGPDDALRLVDAGASLVQLYTGFALHGPGLVRRVSRGLATPR; this is encoded by the coding sequence GTGTTCTTCGACAAGATCGTCCGCCCGGCGCTGTACCGGCTGTCCTACCACGACCCCGAACTGGTGCACGAGCGCACGATCGGCGTCCTGTCCCGGCTCGGCAAGGTCGCGCCGGCGGTCGGCGGCGCGCTCCGCGTCGACGACCCGGTGACCGTGCTGGGCCTGCGGTTCCCCAACCGCGTCGGCCTGGCCGCCGGGATGGACAAGAACGGCCGCGCGCTGCCCGCGTGGGCCGCGCTGGGCTTCGGATTCGTCGAGGTCGGCACGGTGACGCGGCTGGCGCAGCCGGGCAACCCGAAGCCGCGGCTGTTCAGCCTCCCCGCCAGCGACGCGGTGATCAACCGCATGGGCTTCAACAACGACGGCGCGGAAGCCCTCGCGGCGAAGCTCGCCCGCGACGGGAAACCGGGCGTCCCGCTGGGGATCAGCATCGGCAAGTCGAAGGTGACGCCGCTCGAGGACGCCGTCGAGGACTACCGGTTCTCGCTGCGTGCGCTGCACCCGTACGCCGACTACTTCGCGATCAACGTCAGCTCGCCGAACACGCCCGGGCTGCGGCAGCTGCAGGACCGCGCGGCGCTCGGCGAGTTGCTGGGCGAGCTGCGTTCGACGTCTCTCGAGCTCGCCGGTGACGGTTCGCCGACACCGGTGCTGGTGAAGGTCGCGCCCGACCTGACCGACGACGCGCTCGCCGAACTGCTGGAGGTCGCGCTCGCCCACGGCGTCGCCGGGATCATCGCCACGAACACGACGCTGTCCCGCGACGGCATCGCGCCCGCGGAAAGCGGCCTGGCCGGACAGGCGGGAGGACTGTCCGGCCGGCCGCTGACCACCCGCGCGGCCGAGGTCGTGCGGTTCGTGCACGACCACACCGGCGGGAGCCTGCCGATCATCGGCGTCGGCGGGATCATGGGCCCGGACGACGCGCTCCGGCTCGTGGACGCCGGCGCGTCGCTCGTGCAGCTCTACACGGGCTTCGCGCTGCACGGGCCGGGCCTGGTGCGGCGGGTCAGCCGGGGTCTCGCAACCCCGCGGTAG
- a CDS encoding GNAT family N-acetyltransferase, translated as MLRPDYPITTARLLLRPFRPDDLDALNSFQSRKDVARYLYWGPRSRAESAAALAKRVHSSTLTKEGQFLAVAVELAATGQLIGDLNLEWLSSEHRQGEIGFVFHPDHHGKGLAAEAARELLRLGFEDLGLHRIVGRCDGRNTASATLMERLGMRKEAHLKENEIVKGEWTDELVYAMLEDEWKDLQAAGA; from the coding sequence ATGCTCCGGCCCGACTACCCGATCACCACGGCGCGCCTGCTCCTGCGCCCGTTCAGGCCCGACGACCTCGACGCGCTGAACTCCTTCCAGTCCCGCAAGGATGTCGCCCGCTACCTCTATTGGGGCCCGCGCAGCCGCGCCGAATCGGCCGCGGCACTGGCGAAACGGGTGCACAGCTCGACGTTGACGAAGGAAGGGCAGTTCCTGGCCGTGGCGGTCGAGCTGGCCGCGACGGGACAGCTGATCGGCGACCTGAACCTGGAGTGGCTCAGCAGCGAGCACCGGCAGGGCGAGATCGGGTTCGTCTTCCACCCGGACCACCACGGCAAGGGCCTGGCCGCCGAGGCGGCCCGGGAGCTGCTGCGGCTCGGCTTCGAGGATCTGGGGCTGCACCGCATCGTCGGCCGGTGCGACGGCCGCAACACCGCCTCCGCCACGCTGATGGAACGCCTCGGCATGCGCAAGGAAGCGCACCTCAAGGAGAACGAGATCGTCAAGGGCGAGTGGACCGACGAGCTGGTCTACGCGATGCTCGAGGACGAGTGGAAGGACCTGCAGGCCGCCGGCGCGTAG
- a CDS encoding DNA-formamidopyrimidine glycosylase family protein has product MPEGDTVYLVGKRVDQALAGKTLLRGEFRVPQLATVDLAGREVLGVGTVGKHLFTRFSGELTLHSHLMMDGMWDVNARGARWHRPAHHARVILTAADVEVIGFRVHDLKLVATPKEHDLVAHLGPDLLDPQWTEEHAARAAAALAADPARELGLALLDQRVMAGVGNLYKCEIAFLLGVTPWTPVSEVDAARTVALARKLLVTNAASGRFTQSTTGHLDRKRKNWVYERTRQGCFRCGGKVLVGTQGHDVRRRPTWFCPKDQAGPYPPE; this is encoded by the coding sequence GTGCCCGAAGGTGACACCGTCTACCTCGTCGGAAAGCGCGTCGACCAGGCATTGGCCGGCAAAACCCTGCTGCGCGGGGAGTTCCGAGTGCCTCAACTGGCCACTGTGGACCTCGCCGGGCGCGAGGTGCTCGGGGTCGGGACGGTCGGCAAGCACCTGTTCACCCGCTTCTCCGGCGAGCTGACGCTCCATTCGCACCTGATGATGGACGGCATGTGGGACGTCAACGCGCGCGGCGCGCGGTGGCACCGGCCCGCCCACCACGCCCGGGTGATCCTGACCGCGGCCGACGTCGAGGTGATCGGTTTCCGCGTCCACGACCTCAAACTCGTGGCCACACCGAAGGAACACGACCTCGTCGCCCACCTCGGACCGGACCTCCTCGATCCACAGTGGACAGAAGAGCACGCGGCGCGCGCGGCGGCGGCCCTCGCCGCCGACCCGGCCCGCGAACTCGGGCTCGCCCTGCTCGACCAGCGTGTGATGGCGGGCGTCGGCAACCTCTACAAGTGCGAGATCGCCTTCCTGCTCGGCGTGACGCCGTGGACTCCGGTGTCCGAAGTGGACGCCGCGCGCACGGTCGCGCTCGCCCGGAAGCTGCTGGTGACCAACGCCGCGTCCGGGCGCTTCACGCAGAGCACCACCGGCCACCTCGACCGGAAGCGGAAGAACTGGGTCTACGAACGGACCCGGCAGGGCTGCTTCCGCTGCGGCGGCAAGGTCCTCGTCGGCACCCAGGGCCACGACGTCCGGCGCCGGCCGACGTGGTTCTGCCCGAAGGACCAGGCCGGGCCGTACCCGCCGGAGTAG
- a CDS encoding ParA family protein, which yields MHTVAVLSLKGGVGKTTVALGIASAALRRGTRTLVVDLDPQGNATTSLDPPYTDATLADVLETPTRAMLERAIAPSVWSEDVDVLVGAEELELLNDPDADSDRLANFSRALDELHRTPLRETPYELVILDCPPSLGRLTKSALVAADSALIVTEPAMYAVAGATRALEAIEKIRKELNPDLRPIGVLVNKLRVRSYEHQFRIAELRENFGSLVMPTAITDRLAVQQAQGACSPIHEWHSPGAQEIALTFNMVLAKILRSNRAGRHRIAGEEPEGPDWPEGPAPETPEAPTEVSESAG from the coding sequence GTGCACACGGTCGCCGTACTCAGCCTCAAGGGAGGCGTCGGCAAGACGACGGTCGCTCTCGGTATCGCCTCCGCCGCCTTGCGTAGGGGCACGCGGACGCTGGTGGTCGACCTCGACCCGCAGGGCAACGCCACCACCTCGCTCGACCCGCCCTACACCGACGCGACCCTCGCGGACGTGCTCGAGACCCCCACCCGGGCGATGCTGGAACGCGCGATCGCGCCGAGCGTCTGGAGCGAGGACGTCGACGTCCTCGTCGGCGCCGAAGAGCTGGAACTGCTCAACGACCCCGACGCCGACAGCGACCGGCTGGCGAACTTCTCCCGCGCGCTGGACGAGCTGCACCGCACGCCGCTGCGCGAGACGCCGTACGAGCTGGTGATCCTGGACTGCCCGCCGTCGCTGGGCCGGCTGACGAAGTCGGCGCTGGTCGCCGCGGACAGCGCGCTCATCGTCACCGAGCCGGCGATGTACGCCGTCGCCGGGGCGACGCGGGCGCTGGAGGCGATCGAGAAGATCCGCAAGGAGCTGAACCCGGACCTGCGCCCGATCGGCGTCCTGGTCAACAAGCTGCGCGTGCGGTCCTACGAGCACCAGTTCCGGATCGCCGAGCTGCGCGAGAACTTCGGCTCGCTGGTGATGCCGACGGCGATCACCGACCGGCTGGCGGTGCAGCAGGCGCAGGGCGCGTGCAGCCCGATCCACGAGTGGCACTCCCCCGGCGCGCAGGAGATCGCGCTGACGTTCAACATGGTGCTGGCGAAGATCCTGCGCTCCAACCGGGCGGGCCGCCACCGGATCGCCGGCGAGGAACCCGAAGGCCCGGACTGGCCCGAGGGCCCGGCGCCGGAGACCCCCGAGGCTCCGACCGAAGTGTCCGAATCCGCCGGGTGA
- a CDS encoding methyltransferase domain-containing protein, whose translation MKTETVAARGSGAVRRVLEAEIEAVRARGAEHPHVVDVGGGSGGWAVPFAAAGCRVTVVEPSPNALATLQRRAGEEGVSELITVIADDADALGRHVEAGSADLVLAHGLLEIVDDPAAVLSALATAVAPGGAVSVLVANRHAAVFHRALAGRVDEARQLLESADGVVAGDTVLRRYSAAGLRAGLEAAGLEVTLLQGDRVIADLVNRDVRDDELAAFERVAAGTPVLRDIAGRLHAVARPA comes from the coding sequence ATGAAGACGGAGACCGTGGCCGCCCGGGGTTCGGGTGCCGTCCGCCGGGTGCTCGAGGCCGAGATCGAGGCCGTCCGCGCCCGGGGCGCCGAGCACCCCCACGTCGTCGACGTGGGTGGCGGCAGCGGTGGCTGGGCGGTTCCGTTCGCGGCCGCGGGCTGCCGGGTGACGGTCGTCGAGCCGAGCCCGAACGCCCTGGCCACGCTGCAACGGCGGGCCGGAGAGGAAGGCGTCTCCGAGCTGATCACGGTGATCGCGGACGACGCCGACGCGCTCGGCCGGCACGTCGAGGCCGGTTCGGCCGACCTGGTGCTGGCGCACGGCCTGCTCGAGATCGTCGACGACCCGGCCGCGGTGCTTTCGGCCCTGGCCACGGCGGTCGCACCGGGCGGCGCGGTGTCGGTGCTGGTCGCGAACCGGCACGCGGCAGTGTTCCACCGGGCGCTGGCTGGCCGGGTCGACGAGGCGCGGCAGCTGCTCGAAAGCGCCGACGGGGTCGTTGCGGGTGACACGGTGCTGCGGCGCTACTCCGCCGCCGGTCTCCGTGCCGGCCTGGAGGCCGCCGGCCTCGAAGTGACGTTGCTGCAGGGCGACCGGGTGATCGCCGACCTGGTCAACCGCGACGTCCGGGACGACGAGCTGGCGGCGTTCGAGCGGGTCGCCGCGGGGACGCCGGTGCTGCGGGACATCGCCGGCCGGCTGCACGCGGTGGCGCGCCCCGCCTGA